The Nocardiopsis dassonvillei subsp. dassonvillei DSM 43111 genome contains a region encoding:
- a CDS encoding nuclear transport factor 2 family protein — protein MSADTDDARWAPVRDWHAAVSARDLTAAKAVADPGIRVGGPQGSAQGVDAFLDWVRDSGIRIEPVGWHTVDEHRVVVEQDAAWPGRADSGPEAAPVRTATLFEVRHGLITAALRYDEGVEAALDAARRTS, from the coding sequence ATGAGCGCGGACACCGACGACGCGCGCTGGGCGCCGGTCAGGGACTGGCACGCGGCGGTGAGCGCAAGGGACCTGACGGCGGCGAAGGCGGTCGCCGACCCCGGCATCAGGGTCGGCGGCCCCCAGGGCTCCGCGCAGGGCGTGGACGCCTTCCTGGACTGGGTCCGCGACTCGGGCATCCGCATCGAACCGGTCGGCTGGCACACCGTGGACGAGCACCGCGTCGTGGTGGAGCAGGACGCCGCATGGCCCGGCCGCGCCGACTCGGGGCCCGAGGCGGCCCCGGTGCGCACCGCGACCCTGTTCGAGGTGCGCCACGGCCTGATCACCGCCGCGCTCCGCTACGACGAGGGCGTGGAGGCGGCCCTCGACGCGGCCCGGCGCACGTCCTGA
- a CDS encoding HAD family hydrolase encodes MSERPAGRPLRPAALVLDVLDTLFPLAPLEWRFREAGIPRVLMTRWSDHLLRDSFALALVGGDGADRSFEDVVRGALRDITGHQIAPSAEDAIIGGLAELDPRPEADAALRAARGAGVPVAVLGDHDDALARRLLERAGLPDLVEDVLAARPAGEWRPAPGAYRAAARSLGVAPERLALVTAHGWDVAGARHAGLVTGWSSHLEGRFPSVFAPPDVSDRDLARTVEGLLSLPAERP; translated from the coding sequence ATGTCCGAACGCCCCGCCGGGCGACCGCTCCGCCCGGCCGCCCTCGTCCTCGACGTCCTCGACACCCTCTTCCCCCTCGCGCCCCTGGAGTGGCGGTTCCGGGAGGCCGGAATCCCCCGGGTGCTCATGACCCGCTGGTCGGACCACCTGCTGCGCGACTCGTTCGCCCTGGCCCTGGTGGGGGGCGACGGCGCCGACCGCTCCTTCGAGGACGTGGTCCGGGGAGCGCTGCGCGACATCACCGGCCACCAGATCGCCCCCTCCGCCGAGGACGCCATCATCGGGGGGCTGGCCGAACTCGACCCCCGGCCCGAGGCGGACGCCGCGCTGCGCGCCGCGCGCGGGGCCGGAGTGCCCGTCGCGGTCCTGGGCGACCACGACGACGCGCTGGCCCGGAGACTGCTGGAGCGCGCCGGTCTGCCCGACCTGGTGGAGGACGTGCTGGCCGCCCGCCCCGCCGGGGAGTGGCGGCCCGCGCCGGGCGCCTACCGGGCCGCCGCGCGGTCCCTGGGAGTCGCCCCGGAGCGGCTGGCCCTGGTCACCGCGCACGGATGGGACGTCGCCGGGGCGCGGCACGCGGGGCTGGTGACCGGCTGGTCCTCCCACCTGGAGGGGCGCTTCCCGTCGGTCTTCGCCCCGCCGGACGTCTCGGACCGCGACCTGGCCCGGACGGTGGAGGGACTGCTCTCCCTGCCCGCCGAGCGCCCCTGA
- a CDS encoding GreA/GreB family elongation factor, producing MARTTDRWMTREAYERLREELRTLRALPDDDPGTGADRGAGDVLPAPRYIHDPAVRQARVHTIERLLSEAVVDEAAPDDGIAAPGKVLTIRYDGEEEDEVFLLGVRDASVADRMTVYSPESPLGAALVGARQGERRTFTAPRGAVIGVTLLRAEPYRAAVVH from the coding sequence ATGGCCAGGACCACCGACCGATGGATGACCCGGGAGGCCTACGAGCGGCTCCGGGAGGAGCTCCGGACGCTGCGCGCGCTCCCCGACGACGACCCCGGCACCGGGGCGGACCGGGGCGCGGGGGACGTACTCCCCGCGCCCCGCTACATTCACGACCCCGCCGTGCGGCAGGCGCGCGTGCACACCATCGAGCGGCTGCTCAGCGAGGCCGTCGTGGACGAGGCCGCGCCCGACGACGGGATCGCCGCTCCCGGCAAGGTGCTCACCATCCGCTACGACGGCGAGGAGGAGGACGAGGTGTTCCTCCTCGGCGTCCGGGACGCGTCCGTGGCGGACCGGATGACGGTGTACTCCCCGGAGTCCCCGCTGGGCGCGGCGCTGGTGGGCGCCCGCCAGGGCGAGCGGCGCACGTTCACCGCGCCCCGGGGCGCGGTCATCGGGGTCACCCTGCTCAGGGCCGAGCCGTACCGGGCCGCCGTCGTGCACTGA
- a CDS encoding WD40/YVTN/BNR-like repeat-containing protein has translation MAYLLVIGTRKGLFTARSEDRRAWEVSGPHRLDSADYASMSAVYAVGVNPHSGRILAGAESSHFGPSVWYSDDGGATWHEPGSAPIAFPEDTDASLVRAWQFAFGDDADTVYAGVEPHALFRSSDGGLRFELVRALWDHPHRADWFPGAGGGAVHTILPGILGAGERVPGAVTVAMSTGGVYQTRDDGASWAPANRGISAVFLPDEEPEYGQCVHKVAAGPGGVLYAQNHHGVYRSSDPAGKGWTAVETGLPTDFGFAVVAHPHRPETALNFPVVSQEVHLPPDHRLGVYRTDDGGGSWRPFTQGLPREPYFGIVLRDGACTDGADVPGFYFGTRSGDVYAATDGGDGWHPVVQHLPDVLCVRAAEV, from the coding sequence ATGGCATATCTCCTGGTCATCGGCACACGCAAGGGGCTCTTCACCGCCCGCAGCGAGGATCGGCGCGCGTGGGAGGTGAGCGGCCCGCACCGGCTCGACTCCGCGGACTACGCCAGCATGAGCGCGGTGTACGCGGTCGGCGTCAACCCGCACAGCGGCCGCATCCTCGCCGGAGCGGAGAGCTCGCACTTCGGACCGAGCGTCTGGTACAGCGACGACGGGGGCGCCACCTGGCACGAGCCCGGGTCCGCGCCCATCGCCTTCCCCGAGGACACCGACGCCTCCCTCGTCCGGGCCTGGCAGTTCGCCTTCGGCGACGACGCCGACACCGTGTACGCGGGGGTGGAGCCGCACGCCCTGTTCCGGTCCTCCGACGGCGGACTGCGCTTCGAACTCGTCCGCGCCCTGTGGGACCACCCGCACCGCGCCGACTGGTTCCCCGGGGCGGGCGGCGGCGCGGTCCACACGATCCTGCCCGGGATCCTCGGCGCGGGCGAGCGCGTGCCCGGAGCCGTGACGGTGGCCATGTCCACCGGTGGTGTCTACCAGACCCGCGACGACGGTGCCAGTTGGGCTCCGGCCAACCGGGGGATCTCGGCGGTGTTCCTGCCCGACGAGGAGCCCGAGTACGGCCAGTGCGTGCACAAGGTGGCCGCCGGGCCGGGCGGCGTGCTCTACGCGCAGAACCACCACGGGGTGTACCGCAGCTCGGACCCCGCGGGGAAGGGGTGGACGGCCGTGGAGACCGGCCTCCCCACCGACTTCGGGTTCGCGGTGGTCGCCCACCCGCACCGGCCGGAGACCGCGCTCAACTTCCCCGTGGTCAGCCAGGAGGTGCACCTGCCGCCCGACCACCGGCTGGGCGTGTACCGGACCGACGACGGGGGCGGCAGCTGGCGGCCGTTCACGCAGGGCCTGCCGCGGGAGCCCTACTTCGGGATCGTGCTGCGCGACGGCGCCTGCACCGACGGGGCGGACGTGCCCGGGTTCTACTTCGGCACCCGGTCGGGCGACGTCTACGCCGCCACCGACGGCGGTGACGGCTGGCACCCGGTGGTCCAGCACCTGCCCGACGTCCTGTGCGTACGCGCCGCGGAGGTGTGA
- a CDS encoding response regulator, translated as MRGSQEAGGERAVPGGGEAPIRVLLADDQAMVRTGFRYMLAAEDGVEVVGEAGDGLEAVRLARELRPDVVLMDIRMPGVDGLEATRRLAGPGVADPLRVVVVTTFDLDEYVHAAITGGAVGFLLKDAGPALLVEAVRAAARGDALVSPRVTVRLLRHFAAAPRSAPGDGGLTVRELDIVRAVARGLTNTEVAGELFVTVSTVKTHLASVQAKLGARNRVEVAAWAYRNGHAE; from the coding sequence ATGCGGGGGTCCCAGGAGGCCGGAGGGGAGCGGGCGGTGCCCGGCGGCGGCGAGGCGCCGATCCGGGTGCTGCTGGCGGACGACCAGGCCATGGTGCGGACCGGGTTCCGGTACATGCTGGCGGCCGAGGACGGCGTCGAGGTGGTGGGCGAGGCCGGTGACGGTCTGGAGGCGGTCCGGCTGGCGCGGGAGCTGCGCCCGGACGTGGTGCTCATGGACATCCGGATGCCGGGGGTGGACGGCCTGGAGGCCACCCGGCGGCTGGCAGGTCCGGGGGTGGCCGACCCGCTCCGGGTGGTCGTGGTGACCACGTTCGACCTGGACGAGTACGTGCACGCGGCGATCACCGGAGGGGCGGTCGGATTCCTGCTCAAGGACGCCGGACCGGCCCTGCTGGTGGAGGCGGTGCGGGCCGCCGCCAGGGGCGACGCCCTGGTATCCCCGAGGGTCACCGTGCGGCTGCTGCGGCACTTCGCGGCGGCGCCCCGGTCCGCGCCGGGGGACGGCGGGCTGACCGTGCGGGAGCTGGACATCGTGCGCGCGGTGGCGCGGGGGCTGACCAACACCGAGGTGGCCGGGGAGCTGTTCGTCACCGTGAGCACGGTCAAGACGCACCTGGCGAGCGTGCAGGCCAAGCTGGGGGCGCGCAACCGCGTGGAGGTGGCGGCCTGGGCCTACCGCAACGGGCACGCGGAGTAG
- a CDS encoding sensor histidine kinase, which translates to MAMNRVFATRGGGRTSGALSRIAPWAVACVLAVLWALDLLRVHGDFSRPDWMGPPHSAMDYVPVVSGGVVCVLALLTLRPSSGPVATAVSGAAAAASVLAASAVLWPLPMGEAFGYALAGSEVSGLLVLLALAGLRCGPWQIGAVSLCAFAATLSDYLREPVPYYASLANTSLTFVAVGLAPGLYLRWREAQRRAHVEHARSQERLAIARDLHDVVAHEVTGIVVQAQALRHIADRDPGAVRNALPEIEAAGARALESMRGMVSRLREPGDVPLAPDTAAGLARLVTPAAGGRPEVAVRCRGPVEALPPTAGTAVLRIAQESVTNALRHARGAARVEVSVEAGAEEVAVRVSDDGQGGSGPAGGGFGLVGMAERVRLLGGVFSAGPRDRGRGWEVAARLPLDRAGEGPERRSTVGEQG; encoded by the coding sequence ATGGCCATGAACAGGGTGTTCGCGACGCGCGGCGGCGGCCGGACCAGCGGTGCGCTGTCCCGGATCGCGCCGTGGGCCGTGGCGTGCGTGCTCGCGGTGCTGTGGGCGCTGGACCTGCTGCGCGTTCACGGCGACTTCTCCCGCCCGGACTGGATGGGGCCCCCGCACTCGGCCATGGACTACGTGCCGGTGGTCTCCGGCGGGGTGGTCTGCGTGCTCGCGCTGCTCACCCTGCGCCCGTCCTCGGGACCGGTGGCGACCGCGGTGTCCGGTGCGGCGGCCGCGGCCTCGGTGCTGGCGGCCTCCGCGGTGCTGTGGCCGCTGCCCATGGGGGAGGCGTTCGGATACGCCCTGGCGGGCTCGGAGGTCAGCGGGCTGCTGGTGCTGCTCGCGCTGGCCGGGCTGCGGTGCGGCCCCTGGCAGATCGGCGCGGTGTCCCTGTGCGCCTTCGCGGCCACCCTCTCGGACTACCTGCGAGAGCCCGTCCCCTACTACGCGAGCCTGGCCAACACGTCGCTGACGTTCGTGGCCGTGGGACTGGCTCCGGGGCTGTACCTGCGGTGGCGGGAGGCCCAGCGGCGCGCCCATGTGGAGCACGCCCGGTCCCAGGAGCGGCTGGCGATCGCCCGCGACCTGCACGACGTCGTGGCGCACGAGGTGACCGGCATCGTCGTCCAGGCGCAGGCGCTGCGCCACATCGCCGACCGCGACCCCGGCGCGGTGCGGAACGCGCTGCCCGAGATCGAGGCGGCGGGGGCGCGCGCACTGGAGTCCATGCGCGGGATGGTCTCGCGGCTGCGGGAGCCGGGCGACGTGCCGCTGGCCCCGGACACCGCCGCGGGGCTGGCCCGGCTGGTGACACCGGCGGCCGGGGGCCGACCGGAGGTGGCGGTACGGTGCCGGGGTCCCGTGGAGGCCCTGCCGCCGACCGCCGGGACGGCGGTGCTGCGGATCGCCCAGGAGTCGGTCACCAACGCGCTGCGGCACGCCCGGGGCGCCGCCCGGGTGGAGGTGTCGGTGGAGGCCGGAGCGGAGGAGGTCGCGGTGCGGGTGAGTGACGACGGCCAGGGGGGCTCGGGACCGGCCGGGGGCGGGTTCGGCCTGGTCGGCATGGCGGAACGGGTGCGCCTGCTCGGCGGCGTGTTCTCCGCGGGCCCGCGTGACCGGGGCCGGGGCTGGGAGGTGGCGGCGCGGCTGCCGCTGGACCGGGCGGGCGAGGGCCCGGAGCGACGTTCGACTGTCGGGGAGCAGGGGTGA
- a CDS encoding SDR family NAD(P)-dependent oxidoreductase, producing the protein MTDTGTRTLPEESEHPAERIDPDRLAACLDVIARAGELPSDHPDSVALQRATARLFKNVKERRRKERQAARQAHDRAVFAATATAAPDRIDDETNGRALTSGSGGALAGVLSRPRPCYICKERYREVDSFYHQLCPACAAFNRERRNARTDLTGRRALLTGGRAKIGMYIALRLLRDGAHTTVTTRFPNDAVRRFAAMPDSGEWLHRLRVVGVDLRDPAQVLRLADAVAEQGPLDILINNAAQTVRRSPGSYGPLVEAEAEPLTGEGLPEPLVLGGVRPRALEDRADPGRDAPATHALTPAMLTSLALTTGSASMERVRTGTAIDAGGLVPDLAPVNSWTRRIGEVDPVEMLEVQLCNVSAPFLLVDRLRPALAASPARRTYIVNVSAMEGVFGRGYKGPGHPHTNMAKAALNMLTRTSAQEMLESDGILMTSVDTGWITDERPHPEKERLVEAGFHAPLDLEDGAARVYDPIVRGELGEDLHGCFLKDYAPANW; encoded by the coding sequence ATGACGGACACGGGTACCCGGACGCTGCCGGAGGAGTCGGAGCACCCGGCGGAGCGGATCGACCCCGACCGGTTGGCCGCGTGCCTGGACGTGATCGCCCGCGCCGGTGAGCTGCCCAGCGACCACCCGGACTCGGTCGCCCTCCAGCGCGCGACCGCCCGCCTGTTCAAGAACGTCAAGGAGCGGCGCCGCAAGGAGCGCCAGGCCGCCCGCCAGGCCCACGACAGGGCCGTGTTCGCGGCCACCGCCACCGCGGCGCCGGACCGGATCGACGACGAGACCAACGGCCGCGCCCTCACCAGCGGCAGCGGCGGCGCCCTCGCGGGCGTGCTGAGCAGGCCCCGGCCCTGCTACATCTGCAAGGAGAGGTACCGGGAGGTCGACTCCTTCTACCACCAGCTGTGCCCCGCGTGCGCCGCGTTCAACAGGGAGCGCCGCAACGCCCGCACCGACCTGACCGGGCGCCGGGCCCTGCTCACCGGCGGCCGGGCCAAGATCGGCATGTACATCGCACTCCGGCTGCTCAGGGACGGCGCGCACACGACCGTCACCACACGTTTTCCCAACGACGCGGTGCGCCGGTTCGCCGCGATGCCCGACAGCGGCGAGTGGCTGCACCGGCTGCGGGTGGTGGGCGTCGACCTGCGCGACCCCGCCCAGGTGCTGCGGCTGGCCGACGCGGTGGCCGAACAGGGGCCGCTGGACATCCTCATCAACAACGCGGCCCAGACGGTGCGCCGTTCGCCCGGCTCCTACGGGCCGCTGGTCGAGGCCGAGGCCGAACCGCTCACGGGCGAGGGCCTCCCCGAGCCGCTGGTGCTGGGCGGCGTGCGCCCGCGCGCCCTGGAGGACCGCGCCGACCCTGGGCGGGACGCCCCGGCGACCCACGCGCTCACTCCGGCCATGCTCACCTCCCTGGCGCTGACCACGGGCTCCGCGTCGATGGAGAGGGTGCGCACCGGGACGGCGATCGACGCCGGAGGGCTGGTGCCCGACCTGGCCCCGGTGAACAGCTGGACGCGGCGGATCGGCGAGGTCGACCCCGTCGAGATGCTGGAGGTGCAGCTGTGCAACGTGAGCGCGCCGTTCCTGCTGGTGGACCGGTTGCGCCCGGCCCTGGCCGCGTCCCCGGCGCGCCGCACCTACATCGTCAACGTGTCGGCGATGGAGGGGGTGTTCGGCCGCGGCTACAAGGGGCCGGGGCACCCCCACACCAACATGGCCAAGGCCGCGCTCAACATGCTCACCCGCACCAGCGCCCAGGAGATGCTGGAGTCCGACGGAATCCTGATGACCAGCGTGGACACCGGGTGGATCACGGACGAGCGCCCGCACCCGGAGAAGGAGCGGCTGGTCGAGGCCGGGTTCCACGCGCCCCTGGACCTGGAGGACGGGGCCGCGCGCGTGTACGACCCCATCGTGCGGGGCGAGCTGGGAGAGGACCTGCACGGGTGCTTCCTGAAGGACTACGCCCCCGCCAACTGGTAG
- a CDS encoding PucR family transcriptional regulator yields MIHLDRLVNVLGGYGARLVGPEPLRRRELRSVAMHDPTDDVPQLGDAFLAVGVDSAAEAVRLAEQARATVVIIRSATEPGDDVRARLGEGGPALLVVEPAVSWSQVSGVVYGLVLEGRETEAGRGPSDLFTLADTVAAEVGGPVTIEDRASRVVAYSASQGGTDRVRRDTLVDRRVPERVRERLDADGVLTRLAAATGPRFVPGIPELDMGGRTAAPIRVGRELLGTLWVACDAPLDADRSRALSEGAHTVGLHMLRARVSSDLERQVESESVIDLLEGSADPAQTAGRIGLLGAGLRVIAFQARARTEPEAAILHLFEQVTTGFGWSRPGRSTLLGTTVYTVLPCGDDPAPAVEWVRSTLRGLPDRLGVVAGVGGTADAAGLPASRQEADECLTLHGQAPEGADAVVYDDAWDSVLLRRLRLVAEAGRMPVRNPVADLVRYDAEHGTDHARTLRAWLYVHGDLGRAAELLGLHPNTVRYRLRRMGRVADLPLHDPRARVAMTVALAALVADPPGEEGPHPL; encoded by the coding sequence GTGATCCACCTCGACCGTCTCGTCAACGTCCTGGGCGGCTACGGCGCCCGGCTCGTCGGCCCCGAGCCGCTGCGCCGCAGGGAGCTGCGCAGCGTCGCCATGCACGATCCCACCGACGACGTGCCGCAGCTGGGCGACGCCTTCCTCGCGGTCGGCGTGGACTCGGCCGCCGAGGCGGTGCGCCTGGCCGAGCAGGCCCGCGCGACCGTCGTCATCATCCGGTCCGCGACCGAACCCGGCGACGACGTACGCGCACGCCTGGGCGAGGGCGGCCCCGCCCTCCTGGTCGTGGAGCCCGCCGTGTCGTGGAGCCAGGTCTCCGGGGTCGTCTACGGGCTGGTCCTGGAGGGGCGCGAGACCGAGGCCGGGCGCGGCCCCAGCGACCTGTTCACCCTGGCCGACACCGTCGCCGCCGAGGTCGGCGGACCCGTCACCATCGAGGACCGCGCCTCGCGCGTGGTGGCCTACTCGGCCTCCCAGGGCGGCACCGACCGGGTACGGCGCGACACCCTCGTCGACCGGCGGGTCCCCGAGCGGGTCCGCGAACGCCTCGACGCCGACGGGGTGCTCACCCGGCTGGCCGCCGCGACCGGCCCCCGGTTCGTACCGGGGATACCCGAACTCGACATGGGCGGACGCACCGCCGCGCCGATCCGGGTGGGCCGCGAACTCCTGGGCACGCTGTGGGTGGCGTGCGACGCGCCCCTGGACGCGGACCGCTCCCGGGCGCTGAGCGAGGGGGCGCACACGGTCGGGCTGCACATGCTGCGCGCCAGGGTCAGCAGCGACCTGGAGCGGCAGGTGGAGTCGGAGTCGGTGATCGACCTGCTGGAGGGCTCGGCCGACCCGGCGCAGACCGCCGGGCGGATCGGCCTGCTCGGGGCGGGGCTGCGGGTGATCGCCTTCCAGGCACGCGCCCGCACCGAGCCCGAGGCCGCGATCCTGCACCTGTTCGAGCAGGTCACCACCGGTTTCGGCTGGTCGCGTCCAGGACGCAGCACCCTGCTCGGAACCACCGTGTACACCGTGCTGCCGTGCGGGGACGACCCCGCTCCGGCGGTGGAGTGGGTGCGCTCGACGCTGCGCGGCCTGCCCGACCGGCTGGGCGTGGTGGCCGGGGTGGGCGGCACCGCCGACGCCGCGGGCCTGCCCGCCAGCAGGCAGGAGGCGGACGAGTGCCTGACGCTGCACGGACAGGCGCCCGAGGGCGCCGACGCGGTCGTCTACGACGACGCCTGGGACTCCGTGCTGCTGCGCCGCCTGCGCCTGGTGGCCGAGGCCGGGCGCATGCCCGTCCGCAACCCGGTGGCGGACCTGGTCCGGTACGACGCCGAGCACGGCACCGACCACGCGCGCACGCTCCGCGCCTGGCTGTACGTGCACGGGGACCTGGGGAGGGCGGCGGAGCTGCTGGGCCTGCACCCCAACACGGTGCGGTACCGGCTGCGCCGGATGGGCCGGGTCGCGGACCTGCCGCTGCACGACCCGCGGGCCCGGGTGGCGATGACGGTCGCGCTCGCCGCGCTCGTGGCGGACCCGCCCGGGGAGGAGGGGCCTCACCCGCTCTGA
- a CDS encoding DUF418 domain-containing protein — translation MSEAGYDTTGAQRHGDGTHHPVGAGGRYTAGARHEGGALHTAGSGEPRTAGTEARHTAGARRAAASDGAGPGLPSPARRVVFLDVARALAMIGVVMMNASSVVYPVEMSGDRVPGVLSELVDGGLTLLMSGRARTMLMVLLGAGVVLAWRAAARRGGSPAAVMLRRYAVLGLLFGLPHLAVFDGDILTQYSVAALLLTPLVPLLLGGSRRRPLVAAAVLFAAVPVSDLLLSPFLGDHTWGASAMLVPQTLGFFCVGVWLARRPELTAEPGTGAEGTSRLPLRMLVFGAVVQVLSVALMLVGSVVFPTEFGADGAPVRSVGETVVVLLGNTLLNLGGALLYLGLVWWLVLRGRGAARVLGTLAPLGRMTLTVYLGSTAVFLAVMGPFEGTVPQLAQYALAAAYFVATAVLAHLWARRFRLGPLEWVWRSLTHLRPVPLRAERSGRRSGLPAASGDPA, via the coding sequence ATGAGCGAGGCGGGGTACGACACGACAGGGGCACAACGGCACGGGGACGGGACGCACCACCCGGTCGGTGCCGGGGGGCGGTACACGGCCGGGGCACGGCACGAGGGCGGGGCGCTCCACACGGCCGGGAGCGGGGAACCGCGCACGGCGGGGACCGAGGCGCGGCACACGGCCGGGGCACGGCGCGCAGCCGCGTCCGACGGTGCCGGTCCCGGCCTGCCGTCCCCCGCGCGGCGCGTGGTGTTCCTGGACGTCGCCCGGGCGCTCGCGATGATCGGCGTGGTCATGATGAACGCGTCCTCGGTGGTCTATCCCGTCGAGATGTCGGGCGACCGGGTCCCGGGCGTGCTGAGCGAACTCGTGGACGGCGGGCTCACCCTGCTCATGTCGGGCAGGGCCAGGACCATGCTCATGGTGCTGCTGGGCGCGGGCGTGGTCCTGGCGTGGCGGGCCGCCGCCCGGCGCGGCGGGAGTCCGGCGGCGGTGATGCTGCGCCGCTACGCCGTCCTGGGCCTGCTGTTCGGACTTCCGCACCTGGCGGTCTTCGACGGGGACATCCTCACCCAGTACTCGGTCGCGGCGCTGCTGCTGACCCCGCTGGTGCCGCTGCTGCTCGGCGGGTCCCGCCGCAGACCGCTGGTCGCGGCGGCCGTGCTGTTCGCCGCCGTGCCGGTGTCGGACCTGCTGCTCTCGCCGTTCCTCGGGGACCACACCTGGGGGGCCTCGGCGATGCTGGTCCCGCAGACCCTCGGGTTCTTCTGCGTGGGCGTGTGGCTGGCCCGCCGCCCGGAGCTCACCGCCGAGCCCGGAACCGGTGCGGAGGGGACCTCCCGCCTGCCGCTGCGCATGCTCGTGTTCGGCGCGGTGGTCCAGGTCCTGAGCGTGGCCCTCATGCTCGTCGGCAGCGTCGTGTTCCCGACCGAGTTCGGCGCCGACGGCGCGCCGGTGCGGTCCGTGGGCGAGACCGTGGTCGTCCTCCTGGGGAACACCTTGCTGAACCTGGGCGGAGCCCTGCTCTACCTGGGACTGGTGTGGTGGCTGGTACTCAGGGGACGGGGCGCGGCGCGCGTGCTGGGGACCCTGGCCCCGCTCGGGCGGATGACCCTCACGGTGTACCTGGGCAGCACGGCGGTGTTCCTGGCGGTCATGGGCCCGTTCGAGGGGACGGTCCCCCAGCTGGCCCAGTACGCCCTGGCCGCCGCCTACTTCGTCGCGACCGCCGTCCTGGCCCACCTGTGGGCGCGCCGGTTCCGGCTCGGTCCGCTGGAGTGGGTGTGGCGGAGCCTGACCCACCTGCGCCCGGTGCCCCTGCGCGCCGAGCGCTCCGGTCGGCGGTCCGGCCTCCCGGCCGCCAGCGGGGACCCGGCCTGA
- a CDS encoding TetR/AcrR family transcriptional regulator gives MHHPPDTLHARKRRKARAMIVSAAFQLFAEHGFDNVTVAAIAERAEVGRTTFFRYFGDKQQVLFADDGAEADRMCAYVLEKAPRPLGEDLGAAVELLREADAAVRPHTALSPAHSAVLARLLRESGELRSRYLLTRQQRAHRFAGALVEAGAVENVAVLAAHTAMACELTAMRLAENPEAFPARLDEAHVLLHTIGRPAAP, from the coding sequence ATGCACCACCCCCCCGACACGCTCCACGCCCGCAAACGGCGTAAGGCCCGGGCCATGATCGTGTCAGCAGCCTTCCAGCTCTTCGCGGAGCACGGATTCGACAACGTCACGGTCGCCGCGATCGCCGAACGCGCGGAAGTCGGCCGGACCACCTTCTTCAGGTACTTCGGCGACAAACAGCAGGTGCTGTTCGCCGACGACGGGGCGGAGGCCGACCGCATGTGCGCCTACGTGCTGGAGAAGGCTCCCCGGCCGCTGGGCGAGGACCTCGGCGCCGCCGTCGAACTGCTCAGGGAGGCCGACGCCGCCGTCAGGCCGCACACCGCGCTCTCCCCGGCCCACTCCGCCGTCCTGGCGCGCCTGCTCCGGGAGAGCGGTGAGCTGCGCTCGCGCTACCTGCTCACCCGCCAGCAGCGCGCCCACCGGTTCGCCGGTGCACTGGTGGAGGCGGGTGCGGTCGAGAACGTCGCCGTGCTCGCCGCCCACACCGCCATGGCCTGCGAGTTGACCGCCATGCGGCTGGCGGAGAACCCGGAGGCCTTCCCCGCCCGCCTCGACGAGGCGCACGTCCTCCTCCACACCATCGGCAGACCGGCGGCCCCCTGA
- a CDS encoding ubiquitin-like small modifier protein 1, with protein sequence MRVTVHLPGLLRADADGAAHVPVEVEDGTALGGVLDALTARYPGLDRRIRDEQGRLRRYVNVFVDEDECRGAGGLAAPVRDGADVRVLPSVAGG encoded by the coding sequence ATGCGGGTGACGGTACACCTGCCGGGTCTGCTGAGGGCCGACGCCGACGGCGCGGCCCACGTCCCGGTGGAGGTCGAGGACGGGACCGCGCTGGGCGGGGTGCTGGACGCGCTCACCGCCCGGTATCCGGGGCTGGACAGGCGGATCCGCGACGAGCAGGGGCGGCTGCGCCGCTACGTCAACGTGTTCGTGGACGAGGACGAGTGCCGCGGGGCCGGCGGGCTGGCGGCGCCGGTTCGCGACGGCGCGGACGTGCGCGTGCTGCCCTCGGTCGCCGGGGGCTGA
- the idi gene encoding isopentenyl-diphosphate Delta-isomerase, translated as MTQHRAAAGAEGGAERELVVLLDEEHQRVGVADKATVHTRETPLHLAFSCYVLDADGRVLITRRALGKTTWPGVWTNSCCGHPGPDEDLDAAVRRRVGQELGMRVSGVRPALPDFRYRAVSAEGIVENEFCPVFWARAEEGPDPDPSEVAEYAWTEWADLVAVAERTPWLLSPWAVEQIPRLDAL; from the coding sequence GTGACCCAGCACAGGGCCGCCGCGGGCGCGGAGGGCGGCGCAGAGCGCGAACTCGTGGTTCTGCTCGACGAGGAGCACCAGCGCGTGGGCGTCGCCGACAAGGCCACCGTGCACACCCGGGAGACACCGCTGCACCTGGCGTTCTCCTGCTACGTCCTGGACGCGGACGGGCGGGTGCTGATCACCCGCCGGGCCCTGGGCAAGACCACCTGGCCGGGGGTGTGGACGAACAGCTGCTGCGGCCACCCCGGCCCGGACGAGGACCTCGACGCGGCGGTGCGCCGCCGGGTCGGCCAGGAGCTGGGGATGCGCGTCAGCGGGGTGCGGCCCGCGCTGCCCGACTTCCGGTACCGGGCGGTGTCGGCCGAGGGGATCGTGGAGAACGAGTTCTGCCCGGTCTTCTGGGCGCGTGCGGAGGAGGGCCCGGACCCCGACCCGTCGGAGGTGGCCGAGTACGCGTGGACGGAGTGGGCGGACCTGGTGGCGGTGGCCGAGCGGACACCGTGGCTGCTGAGCCCGTGGGCGGTGGAGCAGATCCCCCGCCTGGACGCGCTCTGA